In Shouchella patagoniensis, the following are encoded in one genomic region:
- the ileS gene encoding isoleucine--tRNA ligase — MDYKKTLLMPKTGFPMRGNLPNSEPKRQENWEQQDIYQKVQDRTKGRPHFVLHDGPPYANGDIHMGHALNKIIKDFIVRYKSMTGFYAPYVPGWDTHGLPIETALTKKKKIDRKKMSIADFRKLCEEYAMNQVNSQREQFMRLGVRGDWWNPYITLEKEFEAEQIKVFGDMAKKGFIYKGKKPVYWSPSSESALAEAEIEYHDKRSGSIYVAFKVIDGKGVLSEDDAFVIWTTTPWTLPANLGISVHPDLEYSVVKTGGRSLVVASGLFDEVKTTLEWDDAVVTKTIKGNELEHIVARHPFYDRDSLVMNGEHVTLDAGTGCVHTAPGHGEDDFIIGQKYGLDVLCPVDDKGVMTNEAPGFEGEFYDNINKKVSEMLEEAGALLKLSFITHSYPHDWRTKKPVIFRATAQWFASIADIREDLLEAVRKTEWVPAWGETRLHNMVRDRGDWCISRQRAWGVPIPVFYGEDGTEILTEETISHVSTLFREHGSNIWFEREAKELLPDGFTSPHSPNGIFTKETDIMDVWFDSGSSHQGVLKERDDLVHPADLYFEGSDQYRGWFNSSLTTSVAINGIAPYKGVLSHGFVMDGEGKKMSKSLGNIIVPNDVMKQLGADILRLWVASVDYQADSRVSDPILKQVAETYRKIRNTFRFLLGNLHDFNPETNSVKQEDLQGVHKFMLVKLNELTNRIHDDYKSYQFLNVYNNFRNFCTVELSSFYMDISKDTLYIEHADHPERRAFQTVMYEVLTSLTKLIAPILPHTADEVWENLPGQTEESVQLTDMPSAIEQGDYDGLKAHWNAFMRVRDEVLKALEVARNEKVIGKSLQSSLTLYPNEQTRKLLKETESLSKLFIVSNVRIASVTEEIPSDAQVFEEIAVLVEKAEGETCGRCWQVSQTVGEQENHPSLCSNCAETVNKHYAHVE; from the coding sequence ATGGATTATAAAAAGACGCTATTAATGCCTAAGACTGGGTTTCCGATGCGAGGTAATTTACCAAACAGTGAGCCAAAGAGGCAAGAAAATTGGGAACAACAAGATATTTATCAAAAAGTGCAAGATCGAACAAAAGGAAGACCTCACTTTGTATTACATGATGGTCCTCCATACGCGAATGGCGATATTCATATGGGGCATGCGCTAAATAAGATTATTAAGGACTTTATCGTCCGTTATAAATCAATGACAGGCTTTTACGCACCTTACGTACCGGGGTGGGATACACATGGTCTTCCAATTGAAACAGCATTAACGAAAAAGAAGAAAATCGACCGCAAAAAGATGAGCATCGCCGATTTCCGTAAGTTATGTGAAGAATATGCAATGAATCAAGTAAATAGTCAGAGAGAACAATTTATGCGTCTTGGTGTCCGCGGGGACTGGTGGAATCCATACATTACGCTAGAAAAGGAATTTGAAGCGGAACAAATTAAAGTGTTTGGGGATATGGCTAAAAAAGGTTTTATTTACAAAGGTAAAAAACCTGTGTATTGGTCACCTTCATCTGAATCAGCACTTGCAGAAGCTGAAATAGAATACCATGATAAACGATCTGGCTCCATCTACGTCGCTTTTAAAGTAATTGATGGCAAGGGCGTTTTATCAGAAGACGATGCATTTGTTATTTGGACCACGACTCCATGGACGCTTCCTGCTAACTTAGGAATTTCTGTTCACCCTGATTTGGAGTATAGTGTTGTCAAGACTGGTGGACGATCTCTTGTGGTTGCAAGTGGTTTATTTGACGAAGTGAAAACAACGCTTGAATGGGACGATGCTGTTGTTACTAAAACAATAAAAGGGAATGAGTTAGAACACATTGTTGCGCGCCATCCTTTTTATGATCGTGACTCACTTGTTATGAATGGTGAACATGTTACCCTAGATGCTGGTACGGGATGTGTTCATACAGCACCAGGTCATGGTGAAGATGACTTTATCATTGGTCAGAAATATGGGTTGGACGTTCTTTGTCCCGTAGATGATAAAGGTGTTATGACAAATGAAGCGCCTGGTTTTGAAGGAGAATTTTACGATAATATTAACAAAAAAGTATCTGAAATGCTTGAAGAGGCAGGGGCATTGTTAAAATTATCCTTTATAACGCATTCTTATCCTCACGACTGGCGTACGAAAAAGCCAGTTATATTCCGTGCAACAGCACAATGGTTTGCATCAATAGCCGATATTCGGGAGGATCTGTTAGAGGCAGTTCGCAAAACCGAGTGGGTTCCTGCGTGGGGGGAAACGCGCTTGCATAATATGGTTCGTGATCGTGGCGACTGGTGTATTTCTCGCCAACGTGCATGGGGAGTGCCAATTCCTGTTTTTTATGGGGAAGATGGAACGGAAATTTTAACGGAAGAAACCATTTCACATGTATCAACTCTATTTCGTGAACATGGATCAAACATTTGGTTCGAGCGTGAAGCAAAAGAGTTGCTACCTGATGGGTTTACTTCACCTCATAGCCCTAATGGGATCTTCACAAAAGAAACGGATATTATGGATGTTTGGTTTGACTCTGGTTCTTCTCATCAAGGCGTTTTAAAAGAACGAGATGATCTTGTTCATCCAGCGGATCTTTATTTTGAAGGAAGCGACCAATATCGAGGATGGTTTAATTCTTCTCTAACGACTTCTGTTGCTATTAATGGAATTGCTCCGTATAAAGGAGTACTTAGCCATGGGTTTGTTATGGATGGAGAAGGGAAAAAGATGAGTAAATCTCTAGGGAATATCATTGTTCCTAATGATGTTATGAAACAACTTGGCGCAGATATCCTCCGCCTATGGGTTGCGTCCGTTGACTACCAAGCAGACAGCCGTGTATCTGATCCGATTTTAAAACAAGTTGCTGAAACGTACCGGAAGATTCGCAACACATTCCGCTTTTTGCTTGGTAATCTTCACGATTTTAACCCTGAAACAAATTCGGTAAAGCAAGAGGATCTTCAAGGTGTGCATAAATTTATGTTGGTGAAATTAAATGAGTTAACCAACAGAATTCATGATGACTATAAATCGTATCAATTCCTGAACGTTTATAATAATTTCCGTAACTTCTGTACAGTTGAGTTAAGCTCGTTTTATATGGACATTTCCAAAGATACGCTTTATATTGAGCATGCTGATCATCCTGAGAGAAGAGCTTTTCAAACCGTTATGTATGAGGTTCTAACCTCATTAACGAAATTGATTGCTCCTATTTTGCCACACACAGCAGATGAAGTATGGGAGAATTTGCCTGGTCAAACTGAAGAAAGTGTACAACTAACTGATATGCCATCAGCGATTGAACAAGGTGACTACGATGGCTTAAAAGCACATTGGAATGCGTTTATGCGAGTCCGGGATGAAGTTTTAAAAGCGTTGGAAGTAGCTCGCAACGAAAAAGTAATTGGTAAGTCGTTACAATCTTCTCTTACGCTTTATCCGAATGAACAGACGAGAAAACTACTTAAGGAAACGGAAAGCTTAAGTAAGCTCTTTATTGTCTCAAATGTACGAATTGCATCTGTTACAGAAGAAATTCCTAGCGATGCGCAAGTGTTTGAAGAAATAGCTGTTCTTGTAGAGAAAGCAGAAGGTGAAACGTGTGGTCGCTGCTGGCAAGTTTCACAAACAGTTGGAGAACAAGAAAACCATCCGTCGTTATGTTCGAACTGTGCCGAAACAGTTAACAAGCACTATGCTCATGTTGAATAA
- a CDS encoding DivIVA domain-containing protein, which translates to MPLTPLDIHNKEFTRSFRGYDEDEVNEFLDQVIKDYEAVLREKKDLFEQVNTLDEKLAHFNNIEETLNKSILVAQEAADDLRGNAQKEAQLIIKESEKNANRIVNEALTKSRKVMMEMEELKKQASVYKMRFKMLIEAQMEMLQTDDWEQFAGNEEFDEEELFKEQQEQEKS; encoded by the coding sequence TTGCCTTTAACGCCATTAGATATTCACAATAAGGAATTTACCCGTTCTTTTCGCGGATATGATGAAGATGAAGTGAACGAATTTCTTGATCAAGTAATCAAGGATTATGAAGCAGTTTTAAGGGAGAAAAAAGATTTATTTGAGCAAGTAAATACATTAGATGAGAAGCTGGCTCATTTTAATAACATTGAAGAAACATTAAACAAATCCATTCTTGTTGCCCAAGAAGCTGCAGATGATCTTCGTGGAAACGCACAAAAAGAAGCTCAACTCATTATTAAAGAATCAGAGAAGAATGCGAATCGCATTGTCAATGAAGCGTTAACGAAATCACGTAAAGTGATGATGGAAATGGAAGAACTGAAAAAGCAAGCTTCCGTCTACAAAATGCGCTTTAAAATGTTAATTGAAGCCCAAATGGAAATGCTGCAAACAGATGATTGGGAGCAGTTTGCCGGTAATGAAGAATTTGATGAAGAAGAATTGTTTAAAGAACAGCAAGAGCAGGAAAAGTCATAG
- a CDS encoding RNA-binding protein translates to MYEHFRPEERPFIDQLKDLHEQVIHFHQERLTDFLDPRQQDIVFSIIGKDDDCDLQFFGGADGCERKRAALRPSYLSAEPIDWEISLLKAPYSSKFVSISHRDVLGALMNTGMVREKFGDISVDDASFSFACTKEAETFVRMSLEQVGKVSVTFEQVDKLNLEKEQWNEINSLVSSMRLDSVIAAVYGFSRSKAAEAIEKGIVKVNWRLVDDTAFRVDVGDYLSVRGYGRGKVISQEGITKKDKIRLVLGRKK, encoded by the coding sequence ATGTATGAACATTTTCGACCAGAAGAACGTCCATTTATTGATCAATTAAAGGATTTGCATGAGCAGGTTATTCACTTTCACCAAGAAAGGTTGACCGACTTTCTTGATCCGCGTCAGCAGGATATTGTCTTTTCGATTATTGGTAAAGATGATGACTGTGACCTTCAGTTTTTTGGTGGCGCAGATGGTTGCGAACGGAAGCGGGCTGCTCTGCGACCATCTTATTTATCAGCGGAACCTATCGATTGGGAAATTTCTTTGTTAAAAGCCCCTTATTCAAGCAAATTTGTGTCAATTAGTCATCGTGATGTTTTAGGTGCATTGATGAACACGGGAATGGTAAGAGAAAAATTTGGTGATATATCCGTTGATGATGCTTCATTTTCATTTGCTTGTACAAAGGAAGCAGAGACGTTTGTTCGCATGTCGCTTGAACAAGTGGGCAAAGTCTCAGTAACCTTTGAGCAAGTGGACAAGCTCAATTTAGAAAAAGAGCAGTGGAATGAAATAAATTCACTTGTTTCATCGATGAGGCTTGATTCAGTGATTGCTGCGGTATATGGATTCTCTCGCTCTAAAGCTGCAGAAGCAATTGAAAAAGGAATTGTAAAAGTGAATTGGAGACTTGTAGACGATACTGCATTTCGGGTTGATGTTGGCGATTACTTATCCGTACGAGGTTATGGAAGAGGCAAAGTTATAAGTCAAGAAGGCATAACTAAAAAAGACAAAATTCGGTTAGTACTTGGAAGAAAGAAATAA
- a CDS encoding YggT family protein produces MVQLVDFLFYLIKNAATLYFFAIFIYIIMSWIGGRDSTFGQILGKVVDPYLEMFRSFIPPLGMIDLSPIVAIMVLRFATMGLDGLHQMVLSWL; encoded by the coding sequence ATGGTACAATTAGTTGATTTTCTTTTTTATCTAATAAAAAATGCAGCCACTTTATATTTCTTTGCGATTTTTATTTATATCATCATGTCATGGATTGGTGGCAGAGATTCTACATTTGGTCAAATTCTTGGTAAGGTAGTCGATCCTTATTTGGAGATGTTCCGTAGTTTTATTCCTCCATTAGGAATGATTGATCTCTCTCCAATCGTTGCAATCATGGTCCTTCGATTTGCAACAATGGGATTAGATGGATTACACCAAATGGTCCTTTCGTGGTTATAG
- a CDS encoding cell division protein SepF, protein MGFKSKFKQYFNLEDHVEEVERFVEEPPQTKENDSVREEGLASKDQSQNVVQLKSVQKNAKMILVEPKSYDEVQEIADHLKRRKAVVINLLQIENGHALRVVDFLSGTVYAIGGDIQKLGPSIFLCTPDNVEITGSISDLMNQ, encoded by the coding sequence ATGGGCTTTAAATCGAAGTTCAAACAATACTTTAATCTAGAGGACCATGTCGAAGAAGTGGAACGGTTTGTTGAAGAGCCGCCACAAACAAAGGAGAACGATTCAGTGCGAGAAGAAGGGTTGGCTTCAAAAGACCAATCACAAAACGTTGTACAGTTAAAAAGTGTACAAAAAAACGCAAAAATGATTTTGGTCGAACCAAAGTCCTATGATGAAGTTCAAGAAATAGCAGACCACTTAAAAAGGCGTAAGGCTGTTGTCATTAATTTGCTACAAATAGAAAATGGACATGCTTTAAGGGTAGTAGATTTTTTAAGCGGAACCGTTTATGCTATTGGAGGAGACATTCAAAAGCTAGGACCAAGTATTTTCCTCTGTACGCCTGATAATGTGGAGATTACCGGTTCCATTAGCGATTTAATGAATCAATAA
- a CDS encoding YggS family pyridoxal phosphate-dependent enzyme: MQRANVFENAALLNERIRSACEKSDRDPASVKVVAVTKYVSNDTAKQAIEAGIHHLGENRVEGAREKTAAIGDAATWHFIGSLQSKKAKHIVDSFSYIHSLERISLAKELQKRFEGKEPIKCFIQVNASGEESKSGLKPEETAAFIEALAPYSAIEVIGLMTMAPYEVDPERTRPVFNRLKVLRDEIAEKNWHHAPCTELSMGMSNDFEVAIEEGATFIRIGTMLVGNEQTS, from the coding sequence ATGCAACGAGCAAACGTTTTTGAAAATGCCGCGCTTTTAAATGAACGAATTCGGAGCGCATGTGAAAAGAGCGATAGAGATCCTGCTAGTGTAAAAGTAGTTGCAGTAACAAAGTACGTTTCGAATGATACAGCGAAACAAGCGATTGAAGCTGGCATACATCATTTAGGTGAAAATAGAGTAGAAGGTGCCCGTGAGAAAACGGCGGCAATTGGTGATGCTGCGACTTGGCATTTTATTGGTTCGTTGCAATCAAAAAAAGCAAAACATATTGTTGATTCTTTTTCATATATCCATTCACTAGAGCGGATAAGTCTCGCTAAAGAGTTGCAGAAAAGGTTTGAAGGGAAAGAGCCAATAAAATGTTTTATCCAAGTTAATGCATCTGGAGAAGAGTCCAAAAGTGGATTAAAACCAGAAGAGACAGCAGCTTTCATAGAGGCGCTTGCTCCATATTCGGCGATTGAAGTTATTGGACTAATGACAATGGCTCCTTATGAGGTGGATCCAGAGCGGACAAGACCTGTATTTAACCGATTAAAGGTACTCCGTGATGAAATTGCAGAAAAAAATTGGCACCATGCGCCGTGTACGGAATTGTCTATGGGAATGTCAAATGATTTTGAAGTTGCAATTGAAGAAGGGGCAACGTTCATCCGAATTGGCACAATGCTTGTCGGTAATGAGCAAACGTCTTGA
- the pgeF gene encoding peptidoglycan editing factor PgeF, producing MNNTQWEKRSERVLEAVSFSSLIPNLFAGFTTKQGGTSKFPYSSLNLGFHVGDEQQDVQQNRHLVAKDIGFPLDQWIGSEQIHSSTIVEVTRGDAGRGAANLDTAIKQSDGLYTNEKGILLTSLYADCVPLYFVAKNAQYIALCHAGWQGTVKQIGPKLVGLWIRNYQIELSDIHVLIGPSISQQHYEVNEPVIEQVDRVLPAREEKPYESTRPGHYLLDLPKLNQLLLLKVGLKAEQIHMSDMCTFEEDAFFSHRQAQGMTGRMMSAIGFKKG from the coding sequence ATGAACAACACACAGTGGGAAAAGCGTTCTGAAAGAGTACTGGAGGCGGTTTCTTTTTCCTCGCTAATCCCAAACCTGTTTGCTGGTTTTACGACGAAGCAAGGCGGTACAAGTAAGTTCCCTTACAGTTCATTAAATCTGGGTTTTCATGTTGGTGATGAACAGCAGGATGTTCAACAAAACCGTCACCTAGTTGCAAAGGATATCGGGTTTCCTCTTGATCAATGGATTGGGTCCGAACAAATTCACAGCTCGACAATTGTAGAAGTAACTAGAGGAGACGCTGGAAGAGGAGCGGCGAATTTAGATACTGCCATTAAACAATCAGATGGTCTTTACACAAATGAAAAAGGCATTTTGTTGACTAGTTTATATGCTGATTGTGTGCCGCTTTATTTTGTTGCAAAGAATGCACAATACATTGCTTTATGTCACGCGGGCTGGCAAGGGACTGTCAAACAAATAGGTCCTAAACTTGTGGGGTTATGGATAAGAAATTATCAGATTGAGCTTAGCGATATCCATGTATTAATTGGGCCAAGTATCTCCCAGCAACACTATGAAGTTAATGAGCCTGTTATTGAACAAGTAGATCGAGTACTTCCGGCTAGGGAAGAAAAACCATATGAAAGTACTAGACCTGGGCATTACTTGCTTGATTTACCTAAACTCAATCAATTGTTATTGTTAAAGGTTGGTTTGAAGGCTGAACAGATACATATGTCTGATATGTGCACGTTTGAAGAAGATGCTTTTTTTTCTCATCGTCAAGCACAAGGGATGACTGGAAGAATGATGAGTGCAATCGGGTTTAAAAAAGGGTGA
- a CDS encoding YlmC/YmxH family sporulation protein produces the protein MIKISELSSKDIVNMENGKRLGHLNDLDINLETGKIEAIIIASSGKVMQLLGQRDHQEVIIPWKNILKIGSDVILVELPDRYNVAKLQEPSTMVRKKS, from the coding sequence ATGATAAAAATATCGGAATTGTCATCAAAGGACATAGTGAATATGGAAAATGGAAAACGCTTAGGTCATTTAAATGACTTGGATATTAATTTGGAAACTGGAAAGATTGAAGCAATTATTATCGCAAGTAGTGGGAAAGTGATGCAGCTACTTGGACAACGAGATCATCAGGAAGTGATTATTCCTTGGAAAAACATATTAAAGATCGGGTCTGATGTTATATTAGTTGAACTACCCGATCGTTATAATGTTGCAAAATTACAAGAGCCATCTACGATGGTACGGAAGAAAAGCTAA
- the sigG gene encoding RNA polymerase sporulation sigma factor SigG: MTRNKVEICGVDTSKLPVLKNLEMRELFAQLQSGYEPARETLVNGNLRLVLSVIQRFNNRGENVDDLFQVGCIGLMKSIDNFDLGQNVKFSTYAVPMIIGEIRRYLRDNNPIRVSRSLRDIAYKALQVRDQMMAEKKREKEPTVQEIAAVLEVPKEDIVFALDAIQDPVSLFEPIYNDGGDPIFVMDQISDERNKDANWIEEIALKEAMIRLNDREKTILNMRFFQGKTQMEVADEIGISQAQVSRLEKGAIQQMNKHIES; encoded by the coding sequence TTGACTCGAAATAAAGTAGAAATTTGCGGCGTGGATACATCAAAACTGCCAGTACTTAAAAATCTTGAGATGCGTGAGTTGTTTGCGCAGTTGCAATCGGGCTATGAACCAGCTAGAGAGACGTTGGTAAATGGCAATTTAAGGCTTGTATTAAGCGTAATTCAACGGTTTAATAACCGCGGCGAGAACGTAGATGATTTGTTTCAAGTGGGCTGTATCGGGTTGATGAAGTCGATTGATAATTTCGATTTAGGGCAAAATGTTAAATTTTCTACTTATGCAGTGCCGATGATTATTGGAGAAATTAGAAGGTATCTACGAGATAATAATCCAATTCGAGTTTCTCGATCGTTAAGGGATATTGCATATAAAGCTTTGCAAGTTCGTGACCAAATGATGGCAGAGAAAAAAAGAGAGAAAGAACCGACAGTTCAAGAAATTGCGGCTGTATTGGAAGTTCCAAAAGAAGACATTGTTTTTGCTTTGGATGCAATTCAAGATCCAGTCTCTTTATTTGAACCAATTTATAATGATGGTGGAGATCCAATTTTTGTAATGGATCAAATTAGTGATGAACGAAATAAAGACGCAAATTGGATTGAAGAGATTGCTTTAAAAGAAGCAATGATTCGGTTAAATGATCGTGAAAAGACAATACTAAATATGCGCTTTTTTCAAGGCAAAACACAGATGGAAGTAGCGGACGAAATCGGTATTTCCCAAGCACAAGTGTCTAGGCTCGAAAAAGGGGCTATTCAACAAATGAATAAGCATATTGAATCTTAA